GCGAAGGTTCCCGACACGCTGATGATAATCGCCACGACCGCAGGCCGTGGACAGGAAAACATCGGTTTCGAGATTTACGATTACGCCCGGAAGGTCGCAACAGGCGAGATTGATGACCCGTCGTTTCTGCCGATCATTTTCGAAGCCGAACCCGGCGACGATTGGCGCGATGAGGCCGTCTGGCAAAAGGTCAATCCCGGCCTTACCCACGGCTTTCCCGATCTCGGCGGCTTGCAGACGATGGCGCGCGAGGCCGAACATCGCCCTGCCGAACGGTTCGCGTTCCAGCAGTTCCACCTTAATATGTGGCAGGCTGCTTCCCGCGATCCTCTGTTTGATATGGCCGTCTACGATGCCGGGTGCGATCCGAACTTCGACCTCGCCGACCTTGAAGGCCTCCCGTGCTGGCTCGGCGTGGACTTGTCACGTTCCGGTGACTTGACTGCTATCGTCGGTGCATGGCGTCACGATGATGGCCGTATTTCTGTTCACCCGTGGTTCTTTCTGCCGTCCGAAGGCCTAGAGGACAAGGCGAAGGTCGAACAGGTTCCATATCCGCGCTGGCGCGACGACGGCCTGTTGACTGTCGTCGGCGGCAGAGTGATTGAACCCGACGTGATCGCCGACAAGATTATCGACCTCTGCGGCACCTACGACGTGCAGGAGGTCGTCTTCGACCCTTCGCTTGCTGGCCCGATCATGGGCAGGCTGATGGATTACGGCATTAACGTGCTTCAAGTGCGCCAATCGCCCTCCAATATGCACGGCCCGATTTGTGACCTTGAGCGTGTGGTGAATGGTCGCCGCATCCGTCACGGCGCGCACCCGATCCTTCGCAATCACTTTGAAAGTGCTGTGATCAGGCGGGCAGCAAATGTTTCCGAGACAACGACGATGCACAAAGGCACCAGCCACAGCAATCACATCGACGGCGCTATCGCGTCGGCGCTGTCCGTCTTTCGGGCAGTCGCCAACGATAACCGTCGCTCTATCCTCGACATGGACCCAGACGACCTCGACCATCTTTGGTCAGAAGCAGCATAGGAATTACCAAAATGGACGACACACAGCGTCTTGTCGTGAGCCTGGAGGCCCGGCTTAACAAGTATGAGAAGGACATGAGCCGGGCGGCCAAAGCCACAAACGACAACTTCCGAAAGATGGAAGGCCGCGCCCGGCAGTCGGCAGAGAACATGGAAAAGACGATGGATAACGCCGCGTCGTCCATTGGTAGCAAGCTCGAAACGATGTTCGCCCCACTGATGCGTGGCGGTGCTCTTGTTGCCGGCGTGGGTGGAGCAACCATTGCGCTGAAGGAAATCGCGAACAGCGTCGCCGAAGTAGACCGTGAGGCCCGTAAAGCTGGTGTCTCATCGAAGGTATGGCAGCAGTGGACCTATGTCGCCACTGGCACCGGCATGAGCATCGACGGCGTGACCGACGCATTGAAGGATTTCCAGATCAACGCGGACGAGTTTGCCACTACCGGCAAGGGCACTGCCGAAGAGGCTTTCCAGCGTCTCGGCTATACCGCGACCGACGTTGCGCAGAAGTTGAAAGACCCCAGCCGCTTCCTTGATGAGATCATCGGCAAGCTTCAGACGATGGATGCAGCCGCGCAAACCCGTATTCTTGACGAGGTATTCGGCGGAACCGGCGCGGAACAGATGGCGAAGGTGCTTGGCCTATCCGTCGCCGAAATT
The nucleotide sequence above comes from Agrobacterium vitis. Encoded proteins:
- a CDS encoding terminase large subunit translates to MPKSAFPHWIFDGSAIADPFGYGQEAVDFIRALKHPASVGANGRFQLYDFQERMTRRIYGPRKPDGSRIVRTVFLMLPRGNRKTSIAAAWALLHTIGPEARSAGQAIFAASDREQAGIGFKEAANIVREDRRYVAATRIYDAHNSAKKIICKPNKAELLAVSSDGAAQHGKTPSFVLVDEIHAWKGRDLWEALKSGMAKVPDTLMIIATTAGRGQENIGFEIYDYARKVATGEIDDPSFLPIIFEAEPGDDWRDEAVWQKVNPGLTHGFPDLGGLQTMAREAEHRPAERFAFQQFHLNMWQAASRDPLFDMAVYDAGCDPNFDLADLEGLPCWLGVDLSRSGDLTAIVGAWRHDDGRISVHPWFFLPSEGLEDKAKVEQVPYPRWRDDGLLTVVGGRVIEPDVIADKIIDLCGTYDVQEVVFDPSLAGPIMGRLMDYGINVLQVRQSPSNMHGPICDLERVVNGRRIRHGAHPILRNHFESAVIRRAANVSETTTMHKGTSHSNHIDGAIASALSVFRAVANDNRRSILDMDPDDLDHLWSEAA